DNA from Natronocella acetinitrilica:
TCCTGTCTTCAAGGCAGTACAACAAGCAAACGGGGCTCCTGATCTGCTGCCCAATTAGCACGAGCATTCGCGGTACCGCCACAGAGGTTCCCGTGAATAATCTCGACAAACCTTCTGTGGTGGCATCGAGCCTGATCCAAACGCTTTCCTGGAAGGACCGCAAAGCCGAATTCGTTACCAATGCAGAGAACGGTGTGATGGACCAGGTGTTGGTTCGCATTCTTCCCCTGATTGGTGCGGACGACGTGATCGAGAAATTTACTGAGTAAGTGGGAAATCGGAGTGGTCGCCATAACGGGCAGAGCGGAGTTGCCGCACCTCCCAGTGGGGATTATTGGATGACCGCAGACAGGCCGCCACCTCGGCCTCCGTGCTCGCCGCATGGAGCGCGGCGATGAGTGCGTCCTTGTTGACGGGGATCGTGTCAGGCACCTCGCTCGCGCTCGAGAAGTGATCCTCCTAGACGACCTCCCAGATCAGGGAGTCGTCGACGCGAAAGAGCCTGGCATCGAGTCGGCAGAGATCCACAGTCACGGCAACAA
Protein-coding regions in this window:
- a CDS encoding type II toxin-antitoxin system PemK/MazF family toxin: MAQYIPDRNHVIWLDFEPTKGKEIGKYRPALVLSSRQYNKQTGLLICCPISTSIRGTATEVPVNNLDKPSVVASSLIQTLSWKDRKAEFVTNAENGVMDQVLVRILPLIGADDVIEKFTE